GAAGTCGCTTTAAGTCCTATTGAGTTTGAGTCAGAAAATCAGGTAGTCAGTTCAGAACTGAAAGTGAGAATTTTGGCAATTCTGGGGAATAGCACGGGAATTGACACTGATGCTGATAAAAAGTTTTTGGAGAAGTTGTCATCAGATGCATCAACGGTATTTTTGGTAGAGCCAAAACGCTCAGAAATTGATGAACAGCTTTGGGATAATCAAGGATGGGATATTTTATTTTTTGCTGGGCATAGTTCTAGTAAGACTGATGGTGAAACAGGTTTTATACATATAAATCCTACCGAAAGCTTAGCGATTGGGCAGTTAAAAAATGCCCTGAAAAAAGCGATAGAACGCGGATTGCAGTTGGCAATTTTTAACTCTTGTGATGGCTTGGGGTTAGCACAGCAGTTGGATGATTTGCATATTCCCCAAATGATTGTCATGCGGGAACCAGTTCCAGATAAAGTGGCGCAAGAGTTTTTGAAGCGCTTTCTTAAGGGGTTTGCTGATGGTAAGTCGTTTTATTTAGCAGTGCGGGAAGCACGGGAACAGTTGCAGGGTTTGGAAACTGAATTTCCTGGTGCTAGCTGGTTACCTGTGATTTTTCAAAATCCTGCTCTTGCATCCCCAACTTGGAAAGAGTTGCGACAAAAAACTAAGGACAATGCTACAAAAGAGCCGCCCCAAAGAAGCACGCTCAGTGCAAAGCACAGGCTGCGCCAACGCAAAGCATCTTTGCAGGAGATACGCTATCGCCCGGAGAGTGCGTCTCCAAAGCAGCATCGCCAATCCAAACTCAATTTCAAAACAGTTTTGATAATGAGTTTTATAGTCACAAGCTTCTTGATGGGAGTGCGCTGGCTGGGGATACTACAAGCATGGGAGTTACAGGCTTTTGACCATTTTATGCGATCGCGTCGACAGGAAAAACAAGATTCGCGCCTGTTGATAGTCACTGTCACTGAAGATGATTTGAAACTACCAGAGCAAAAGGACAGAAGAGGATCTCTATCGGATCTCGCACTAGCCCGACTTTTGGAAAAACTTGCACCTCTCCAACCAAAAGCCATTGGCTTGGATATCTATCGTGATGAGCCATCACAACTCAACCAAGCAACTCTTGCGACTCGATTAAAAACAGATGACAACTTCTTTGCGATTTGCAAAGTGAGCGACAAGACAAAAAACCGTTCGGGAAATTCACCTCCAAAGGGGGTTCCCCCAGAACGCCAAGGATTTAGTGATGTTGTGCAAGACGCAGACAAGATTGTGCGTCGCCATTTATTAGCAATGCAACCAGCAGATCCAACATCCCCTTGTACTGCACGCTACGCCCTTAATGCCCAACTGGCATTCCACTACTTGGAGAAGCAGGGTATTTATCCCAACTATACTAAAGCAGGGGAATTGCAATTAGGTAACGTTGTTTTCAAGCAGTTGCACGCACACAAGGGCGGCTATCAACAAGTGGATACAGGGGGCTATCAAATATTGCTCAATTACCGCTCTTACCAAGGTTCTCCTTTGGAAATTGCTCCCACAGTAACGCTTACAGATGTTCTTAGGAGTAAAGTCAACCCTGAACAAGTCAAAGACCGAATTGTCCTCATTGGTACCACTGCCCAAAGTTTCCGTGATTATGTTTCTACCCCTTACATGACTGGGCAGGGTTTTTATCAGGAAATACCAGGGGTCATTCTGCAAGCACAGATGGTGAGTCAAATTGTGAGCGCAGTAAAAGATGGACGACCTTTGTTATTCATTTTACCTTTTTGGGGCGAAATGTTATGGGTTTGGGGTTGGTCGGTTGTTGGAGGTGCGATCGCTTCGCGCGATCGCTCCGGACGACATCTCATTCTGGCGGGTGGAGGCGCAATAGGCGTCTTATACTTTCTTTGTTTAATTTTGTTTTGCTCTAGTGTTTGGGTTCCCCTGGTCCCGTCAGCCTTAGTTTTAATAGTGACTAGCAGCATTGTGGTAATTTACCTCAATTCACCACAAAGTTAGCAACAATCGATTTCTACAAGTTGAAGTAGAAAAATTTTCTACAAGTTGATAAGTATAAGAAAATTGTTTATGCAAAAGATCCAACTTTCCCTCGCCATCAGTTTAACACTCCTTAGCTGTATACAAGTGCGGGCACAGCCTGTTAACTCCCTTCTTGGACAAAGCCCAACATTAAAACCCAAAGGACAATTCAACCAATCATTGATTTTCGCTGCGCCGCCTCCACCACCAGATATCGGGGAACCAGGTAAGCGAACAGAAGCTGGTAGCCGTGGCTGTGGAGAGAACATGAATAAGCCCCTGGCTTCTGTTTCTCAAAAGCGTCTCACAGCTTTAGTACCCGTTTATTCAAAATCAGAGTTGGTTTATGCAGCAACAGTTGCTGAGCATCCTAGTTTCTGGTTTTATGTTCCTTATTCGTCGTCCTTTGCTTATGGAGAATTTGTGCTAGAAGATGAAGCACAAAATCAGACTATTTACAAGACTTCTTTGATGGGGACACCAGGAGTAATTAACCTGAGTTTGCCATCAAAAGCAGCACCTCTGCAGATTGGTAAACGATATCGGTGGTATTTCAACATTTACTGTAATAAGGATAATCAAATTATTGCGAATGTTGAGGGATATGTAAAACGAGAGCAACTGAACGCTGCTTTAAAAACTCAATTGGAAAAAGCAACACCAAGCCAACGGGTAAACCTTTATGCTGCTAATGGTATTTGGTATGAGGCGCTGAGTGCTGCTAGTGAACTGCGTCGCAGTAATCCGCAAGAGAGTTCTTGGGCGAGGTTGTTGCAAGCTGTTGGTTTGAATGATATGACAACTGAACCAAAAGTGGACTGCTGTAAGTTGGAAAATCAGCAGTGAAGTTCAGTGCTGATTTGCTGTGCAATCTGGCTGGTTATACCAAGGACTACGGGGAGTGGTGGGAGAATTTGCTATGAGGACGACTTCTCCTTTTTCGTTTATTATCCAACCAGTAGCTTCTATAATGGGTTTTGGTACGGTGGTTGTTGTTTTGTTGGGAACAGTTGGACTCTTGCGGTTATCACTACTGGTATTGAGAGTAATTAAGTCTACTTGAACTGCATCAGTGTTGAGGACTTCGCCGGGGTTGGGGGGCAAGCCACCGCGTCCGGTGATAGTAAATTGGCTCTTAACTATAGGGTTGCCCTCAGTGCAGGTTTGGGCTACCTTGGTGTCAACTGGTACTGATGGCAAGTTGACTAAGCCACTGTTGGGGTCAATATTAGGTGTGTTAATTTGCACGGTGCCACTTAGCTCAGGACTTCCCCCAGTGGCGGTGATGTCACTATTGGAAGTAGGTGCATCCCGAAATTGTGTACCAAAGATACCAGTCGCATTGATTCGCACATTTCCGCCAAGAAAGTTAGCAGAGTTGGCGCTGATGTCACTATTTTTAAAACCAATGAGGAAATCAGTGTCAATATTAATGTTGCCGCCGATGACGTTTTCACCTGTTGCGTTGGTTCTG
This portion of the Brasilonema sennae CENA114 genome encodes:
- a CDS encoding DUF928 domain-containing protein, with the translated sequence MQKIQLSLAISLTLLSCIQVRAQPVNSLLGQSPTLKPKGQFNQSLIFAAPPPPPDIGEPGKRTEAGSRGCGENMNKPLASVSQKRLTALVPVYSKSELVYAATVAEHPSFWFYVPYSSSFAYGEFVLEDEAQNQTIYKTSLMGTPGVINLSLPSKAAPLQIGKRYRWYFNIYCNKDNQIIANVEGYVKREQLNAALKTQLEKATPSQRVNLYAANGIWYEALSAASELRRSNPQESSWARLLQAVGLNDMTTEPKVDCCKLENQQ
- a CDS encoding CHASE2 domain-containing protein, with amino-acid sequence MSKLVILNLGRGTLQEGFHFVTVQLQSEFNSKTSQFQGSLPAAPNLIDLYRRWQLLYDLIYSARSINIGLRHEEFIDSDIKIDESDITHVSDAEFDEICKNLQKSLNNWLDSSDFRQIELQLRTKLSKSDEIRFIIQTEDTYLRKLPWHIWRFFEDYRLAEVALSPIEFESENQVVSSELKVRILAILGNSTGIDTDADKKFLEKLSSDASTVFLVEPKRSEIDEQLWDNQGWDILFFAGHSSSKTDGETGFIHINPTESLAIGQLKNALKKAIERGLQLAIFNSCDGLGLAQQLDDLHIPQMIVMREPVPDKVAQEFLKRFLKGFADGKSFYLAVREAREQLQGLETEFPGASWLPVIFQNPALASPTWKELRQKTKDNATKEPPQRSTLSAKHRLRQRKASLQEIRYRPESASPKQHRQSKLNFKTVLIMSFIVTSFLMGVRWLGILQAWELQAFDHFMRSRRQEKQDSRLLIVTVTEDDLKLPEQKDRRGSLSDLALARLLEKLAPLQPKAIGLDIYRDEPSQLNQATLATRLKTDDNFFAICKVSDKTKNRSGNSPPKGVPPERQGFSDVVQDADKIVRRHLLAMQPADPTSPCTARYALNAQLAFHYLEKQGIYPNYTKAGELQLGNVVFKQLHAHKGGYQQVDTGGYQILLNYRSYQGSPLEIAPTVTLTDVLRSKVNPEQVKDRIVLIGTTAQSFRDYVSTPYMTGQGFYQEIPGVILQAQMVSQIVSAVKDGRPLLFILPFWGEMLWVWGWSVVGGAIASRDRSGRHLILAGGGAIGVLYFLCLILFCSSVWVPLVPSALVLIVTSSIVVIYLNSPQS